One Aegilops tauschii subsp. strangulata cultivar AL8/78 chromosome 7, Aet v6.0, whole genome shotgun sequence genomic window carries:
- the LOC109777864 gene encoding U-box domain-containing protein 70-like codes for MFSVHSPRPLRGCGGAGEGADSGRELRRESARRKRGEQERLDAEEADYRRSWEQGNELFYSRKYQEAAAHYTEALKKNPNEPAVLRNRAQCHIFLGALPEGPEDAEKCIELDPTYLMGYVCKAKVQALMQNYESAMATYIEGLKCDPNSTIVIDGFKRCMTCIEKSKDGDVGPEDLEDILRDWHSDIYLSNELKKYMEEVAVFKKEASDERLRRIESEQTARTSEANQVQRQKDAKEHLSKIQQELQQFKARQDEVANELQKANKHNEHAQNQLLESKKFHSEELQKANERYNQLQSKLDVLLKESETALKEVEKLRRRSTVMPCQFSLAELERATENFSTSMKFRECGVASVYRGVLWKMKVAIKVLRHDGQGRSQFEQEVAIHSRVRHPNLVILLGACKESSTLVYESLPNGSLEDFLSCEGKRQTLTWQIRIRIIAEICSALIFLHENKPDPIVHGDLQPANILLDANFVSKLSDFGISHLPIQSNSKSTKHPVDDTTYKDPECLATQKMTPHSDAYSFGMVVLRLLTGKPPVGIKKIVEDAMQQGDLNSIVDSSAGDWPVGHIQQLADLALICTEQSSRSRPVLSGQLWTAVENMRDGAMLSSPSSSSSVKDESIIPSHFTCAISHEIMKDPHFAEDGFTYEGDLIRKWLQNNNRSPMTNKPLQHRKVIPNNSLRSAIQEWLQQHSTLLQ; via the exons ATGTTCAGCGTGCACTCGCCCCGACCCCTGAGGGGttgcggcggcgccggcgagggggCGGACAGTGGCAGGGAGCTCCGCCGCGAGAGCGCCAGGAGGAAGAGGGGGGAGCAGGAGCGGCTCGACGCCGAGGAGGCCGACTACCGCCGTTCCTGGGAGCAAG GCAATGAACTCTTCTACAGCAGAAAATATCAGGAAGCAGCAGCTCACTATACTGAAGCTCTGAAAAAGAATCCGAATGAACCTGCA GTTCTCAGAAACAGAGCTCAGTGTCACATCTTTCTGGGAGCTCTGCCTGAAGGTCCGGAAGACGCAGAAAAATGTATTGAGCTGGATCCTACTTATCTGATGGGTTATGTGTGTAAAGCGAAGGTTCAAGCCCTGATGCAGAATTATGAAAGTGCTATGGCAACATACATAGAGGGTTTGAAGTGTGATCCAAACAGTACTATTGTAATTGATGGCTTTAAGAG ATGTATGACATGCATTGAGAAGTCTAAAGACGGTGACGTTGGGCCTGAGGATTTAGAAGACATTTTG AGAGATTGGCATTCAGACATTTATTTATCTAATGAACTTAAAAAGTACATGGAAGAAGTTGCAGTATTCAAGAAAGAAGCTTCTGATGAGCGCTTGAGGCGGATTGAATCTGAACAAACA GCCAGGACATCAGAGGCAAATCAGGTGCAACGACAGAAAGATGCCAAGGAGCATCTTTCCAAAATACAACAAGAGTTGCAACAATTTAAAGCACGACAGGATGAGGTTGCTAATGAGCTACAGAAAGCTAATAAGCATAATGAACATGCTCAAAATCAGCTTTTGGAATCAAAAAAGTTCCATAGTGAGGAACTTCAGAAGGCCAATGAGCGGTATAATCAGCTTCAGTCCAAGCTTGACGTCTTGCTAAAGGAGTCCGAGACTGCACTCAAAGAGGTAGAAAAGTTACGCCGGAGAAGTACGGTGATGCCCTGCCAGTTTTCATTAGCTGAACTAGAACGTGCAACAGAAAATTTCAGTACTTCAATGAAGTTCAGAGAATGTGGGGTTGCCTCTGTGTACCGAGGTGTCCTTTGGAAGATGAAAGTTGCAATAAAAGTGCTGAGACACGATGGTCAAGGACGTTCACAGTTTGAACAAGAG GTTGCTATCCATAGTAGAGTGAGACACCCCAACCTTGTAATTCTTCTAGGAGCATGCAAAGAGTCATCGACGCTTGTCTACGAGTCCTTGCCAAATGGTAGCCTTGAAGATTTTCTTTCATGTGAGGGTAAGAGGCAAACTCTGACCTGGCAGATTCGCATCCGTATTATTGCAGAGATATGTTCAGCTTTGATCTTTCTGCACGAGAACAAACCTGACCCAATTGTTCATGGCGATCTTCAGCCTGCCAACATTCTCCTTGATGCTAACTTTGTCAGTAAGCTTAGTGATTTTGGCATTTCCCATCTGCCAATCCAGTCCAACAGCAAAAGCACCAAGCATCCCGTGGATGACACTACATACAAGGACCCAGAATGTCTTGCCACTCAGAAGATGACACCTCACTCTGATGCTTATTCTTTTGGAATGGTAGTCTTGCGTCTTTTAACTGGAAAGCCACCTGTCGGTATAAAGAAGATTGTGGAGGATGCGATGCAGCAAGGTGACCTTAACTCTATAGTTGATTCCTCGGCCGGTGACTGGCCTGTTGGGCATATCCAGCAGTTAGCAGACCTTGCTCTCATTTGCACTGAGCAAAGCAGCAGGTCTCGTCCTGTTCTTTCAGGCCAGCTCTGGACAGCGGTTGAGAACATGAGGGATGGTGCAATGTTATCTTCACCTTCATCTTCGAGTTCGGTGAAAGATGAAAGCATCATACCGTCACACTTCACTTGTGCTATATCTCAT GAAATCATGAAGGATCCTCACTTCGCAGAAGATGGATTCACCTATGAAGGTGATTTAATCCGGAAATGGCTTCAAAATAATAACAGATCGCCGATGACCAACAAACCACTTCAACACCGGAAGGTCATCCCCAATAACAGTCTCCGTTCTGCCATTCAGGAATGGCTCCAACAGCACAGCACGCTTCTGCAATAA